The Macrobrachium nipponense isolate FS-2020 chromosome 46, ASM1510439v2, whole genome shotgun sequence genome has a segment encoding these proteins:
- the LOC135214866 gene encoding protein FAM43A-like produces the protein MPNMNLKKLWRKKSVTITEYDPTYKVVYLGNVLTGWAKGDGCVDKPLATLWRNYCQSNRQDISMKVTICGAGLRAVTHEHGLTEYWAHRVTYCAAHPAYPRVFCWVYRHEGRRLKQELRCHAVLCPKNEKAEAMAAQLRVRLASALQEFRREKVVRQNARLSLMHAIYDSAAIPRRRLLLSTGSANYRPPLERSKSAPKLGAIEESIEEEDEDDLGHSDDEDIDGIEGASVHLRPEEDGGGSSTVSETISDIVVDYDSSSEAASAGQDNYGLDDEFEGNPHYSSAFRHSDSLLYCPVPSLSPLTEQSKHETLVVAAEPGGVEGGGGGSGGVVSNCGREDLGLLASLTRELSLGAPTEESLTSDQPESLGSHCDSCSSSCGACSDPCDVAVEQEHLMSESDHLNEDRSINENSGPGKMVHMDGDNISEESGYSEDKDSLQNLDATKL, from the exons ATGCCCAACATGAACCTCAAGAAACTCTGGAGGAAAAAGAGCGTCACCATCACTGAATACGACCCCACCTACAAGGTCGTGTACCTGGGGAATGTCCTCACAGGATGGGCCAAAG GCGATGGTTGTGTGGACAAGCCCTTGGCGACCCTATGGAGGAACTACTGCCAGAGCAACCGACAAGACATATCAATGAAG GTGACGATATGTGGGGCGGGCCTTCGCGCAGTTACCCATGAACATGGACTGACAGAGTACTGGGCGCACAGGGTCACTTACTGTGCCGCCCATCCAGCGTACCCCAGGGTCTTCTGCTGGGTCTACCGTCACGAAGGGCGGAGGCTGAAACAGGAGCTTCGCTGCCATGCTGTGTTGTGTCCTAAGAATGAGAAAGCGGAG GCCATGGCAGCGCAGCTGAGGGTACGCCTGGCCTCGGCATTGCAGGAATTCCGACGAGAGAAGGTTGTGCGACAGAATGCGCGTCTCTCCCTCATGCATGCCATCTACGACTCTGCAGCCATCCCGCGGCGTCGGCTCCTCTTGTCAACCGGCTCTGCAAACTACAGGCCTCCCCTGGAGCGGTCCAAGAGCGCACCGAAATTAGGGGCCATTGAGGAGAGCATTGAAGAGGAGGATGAAGATGATCTGGGGCACAGCGATGACGAGGATATCGATGGCATTGAGGGAGCTTCAGTTCACCTTCGACCGGAGGAAGACGGAGGTGGTTCGAGCACAGTGTCCGAAACGATATCTGACATTGTGGTAGACTATGATTCTAGTAGTGAGGCAGCCAGCGCTGGCCAAGACAATTATGGTCTGGATGACGAGTTCGAGGGCAATCCACACTATTCCTCTGCATTCCGTCACTCTGACAGTCTTTTGTATTGCCCAGTACCTTCGCTCTCACCTCTCACGGAACAGTCAAAGCACGAGACCTTAGTGGTTGCTGCGGAGCCTGGAGGAGTAGAAGGTGGCGGTGGTGGGAGTGGAGGGGTGGTGAGTAACTGTGGAAGGGAGGATCTGGGACTTCTCGCTTCCCTCACTCGCGAGTTGAGTCTCGGGGCACCGACAGAAGAGTCTCTGACTTCAGATCAGCCCGAGTCTCTTGGTTCGCACTGTGATTCGTGTAGTTCTTCATGTGGAGCTTGTAGTGACCCTTGTGACGTCGCGGTGGAACAGGAGCATCTGATGAGTGAAAGTGACCATTTGAATGAGGATCGTTCGATAAATGAAAATAGTGGACCTGGTAAAATGGTCCATATGGATGGGGACAACATTAGTGAGGAGAGTGGGTATTCTGAAGACAAAGATTCACTCCAGAATCTAGATGCTACAAAACTGTAG